AATAATCAATTAACAATCGAAGTTCCTTCCTCATTACATAAAGAATATTGGGAAAAAAACTTATCCACAAAAATAGTCGAAACTGGCTTTAAATTAACGGGTGAAGAGATTACACCTGTTTTTGTCATCCAAAATAATGAACCTATTATGGAGGATAAACCTAAAGAAGAAACGACTATTTTACCTGAACAAGCGATGAAAAATGGCAAAAAAGCGTATTTAAATCCTAAATACACTTTCGATACGTTTGTTATTGGAAAAGGAAATCAAATGGCACATGCTGCTGCGTTAGTAGTAGCCGAAGATCCAGGTGCTACATATAATCCTTTATTCTTTTATGGAGGCGTTGGGTTAGGAAAAACCCATTTAATGCATGCCATCGGTCACCAAATGTTAATGAATAACCCGGAAGCAAAAGTTAAATATGTCAGTAGCGAAAGTTTTGCCAATGACTTTATTAATTCCATTAAAAACGGAACATCAGAACAATTTAGACAAGATTATCGTAATGTTGATCTTCTATTAGTTGATGATATTCAATTTTTTGCGGAAAAAGAGGGAACACAGGAAGAATTTTTCCATACCTTTAATACTTTATACAATGAAGGTCGTCAGATTGTTCTGACCAGTGATCGTTTGCCAAATGAAATTCCTAAATTGCAAGAACGTTTAGTTTCACGCTTTGCTTGGGGACTTTCAGTCGACATTACACCACCTGATTTGGAAACCAGAATTGCGATTTTAAGGAAAAAAGCTGACGCAGAGCGTTTAGAAATTCCTGAAGATACGTTAAGTTACATTGCTGGACAAATTGATTCCAACATTCGTGAGTTAGAAGGAGCCTTAGTGCGAGTTCAAGCTTTTGCAACGATGAATAGCGAAGACATTACCACTAGTTTAGCAGCTGATTCGCTAAAAAGTTTGCGACCTATCTCACCTAAAAATCAATTATCGATTTTAGCGATTCAAGAAAAAGTTTGCGAATATTATCATATTGACTTGAAAGATTTGAAAGGTAAACGTCGTGTGAAATCAATTGTTTTACCACGCCAAATTGCGATGTATTTATCACGTGAACTAACGGATAATTCTCTACCAAAAATTGGCGCTGAATTTGGCGGCAAGGACCATACAACCGTGATTCATTCACATGAAAAGATCCAACAGCTACTAGAAACAGACATTAGTTTGCAAAAAGAAGTCAAAGACATCAAAGATTTATTAACAAATTAGTCGTGTGGAAAACACCCGCAAAAACCAAAAGTTATGCACAGGTTATTCACAAGTGGAAAACTCACGTCTGAAAAGATTTGAGAAAACTTTTCCACAGTATTAACAGCACCTACTACTACTATTATTTTTATTTATTATATATATTTATATATCAGAAAGGATTCATAAGCATATGAAATTTACAATGAATCGTGCAGTGTTTATCAATGAATTAAGCGTTGTGCAACGTGCTATTCCTTCAAAATCAACCATTCCCATTTTAAGTGGTTTAAAAATGGTCTTAACAGACGAAGGTTTAGCTTTAACAGGAAGCAATGGTGATATTTCAATTGAAACGTTCTTAAGTTCTCAAAATGAAAAAGCCGATATGACAATTGAATCAACGGGTTCTATCGTTTTACAAGCCAAATTCTTTGGTGAAATCGTTAGAAAATTACCTGATAACCACTTTAGTTTTGAAGTATTAGACAATTTACAAGTTAAAATTAATTCAGGAACAGCTGAATTCGTCGTGAATGGTTTAAGTTCTGATAATTATCCTCATTTACCAATTATTGAAGAACAAAACCAATTAAAATTACCAGCGCGTGTCTTAAATAAAATCATTAACGAAACAGTTTTCTCAGTTTCAATGCATGAAAGTCGCCCAATTTTAACTGGAGTACACTTCACTTTAGAAAATGGTGTCTTAACAGCTGTTGCAACCGATAGTCATCGTCTATCTCAACGTCAAATTATGATGCCAAGCTCTACTGAAAGCTTTGATATTGTGGTTCCTGGTAAGAGTTTGACTGAATTATCTAAATCATTTGCTGATGAAGAAGAGATGGTTGAAATTAATATCATGGAAAATCAAGTGTTATTCCGTACAGAAAACATGAATTTTTATTCACGTTTACTAGAAGGGAAATATCCTGATACTAAACGTTTGATTCCAACAGCTTTTGAAACAGAAGTCGAGTTCCATGTCCCGTCATTAATGGCTGCAATTGATCGTGCGTCATTATTGTCACATGAAGGTCGCAACAACATTGTTAAATTATCAGTTGAATCTGACAAAGTAACCATTTACGGTAACTCACCTGAAATCGGGAACGTTCAAGAAGACTTATCATTTAACAAGATTAGTGGTCAACCACTAGATATTTCATTCAATCCAGACTATATGAAAGCTGCGTTGAAAGCTTTTGGTGCGATTGATATTAATATTCGCTTTATTTCACCAATTCGTCCGTTCACGTTAGAACCAACGGATACAGAAATTTCATTTGTTCAACTGATTACACCAGTTCGTACAAGCTAATTGCGTCTTTTTAGAGAGTTCAGCCCCTAAAAATTGGAGGTTGAGCTCTTTTTTTGGGCCTATAATCGTTTTTTAGCCTTTTTAAGAGGAATAGATAAAAGACTTATTTTTTATATAAATCCCCTTAAATCTAATAATATGGGGGAATATTTCCTTTTATCTGAAAAAAATGGTATAATTAGGCTATTATCCACTAGGAAAAGAAGGTGAAGAGTTTGAAACAAAAGTTTCTTATTGATAAAGAATTTATTACGCTTGGACAATTTCTAAAAGAGGTTGATGAGATACCAAGTGGGGGTATGGCAAAGTGGTATTTACAAGAACATGTCGTACTTGTTGACGGTGAAGTTGAAAATCGTCGAGGGCGAAAATTACGTGCTGGCACAATGGTTGAGCTACCTGATGGGGGTATTTTTTTTATGGACCAAATGCCAGAGAAAAGCATCATTAATCAGGACGATTTAGATGAAACTGTCTAAGTTACAACTAGAAAACTATCGTAATTATCAAACGGTTGATTTAACATTTTCCCCTTCTTTGAATATTTTTTTGGGAGAGAACGCGCAAGGTAAGACGAATTTACTAGAAAGTATTTACGTCTTGGCCTTAACGCGCAGTCATCGCACGAATCAAGAAAAAGAATTTATTCGCTTTGGTAGTGAGTTTGCCAGATTAGTGGCCGAAGTTGAAAAAAATAACAGTACGTTCACGTTAGAGATGTCAATTTCATCTAAGGGCAAGAAAACCAAAATCAATCACTTAGAGCAACGCAAGCTAAGTGATTATATCGGCGAATTAAATGTGGTCTTGTTTGCGCCAGAAGATTTATTGTTGATTAAAGGTGCGCCGCAATTGCGTCGTCGCTTTATTGATATGGAATTAGGCCAGATAAATCCGCTCTATTTGTATCATCTAACGGTTTATCAAAAAGTCTTGAAACAGCGCAACAAGTATTTAAAAGAATTAGATAGTCAGCCTAACGAAGCGGCTTTAACTTTTTTAGATGTTTTAACAGATCAATTGGTTGAAGCGGGTAGTCAGGTGATTTTTATGCGCTTATCGTTTATTGAAAAATTAGAAAAATGGGCGCAAGAAACCCATCAAAAAATTAGTAATCATAAAGAATTATTGACGCTGACGTATGATGCGTCGTTTGAAATTGATTCAGGAGCCACCGTCCAAACAATTGGTCAACGTTTTAAAAACAGTTTAGACAAAAATAGAAAACGTGAATTGTTTAATCGTAGTACGAGTGTAGGACCGCATCGTGATGATTTGTTGTTTTTTATTAATGACAAAGAAGTCCAAACATTCGGTTCGCAAGGACAGCAACGAACAACCGCATTAAGTATTAAACTAGCGGAATTAGAGTTGATTCATGAGGAATTAAACGAGTATCCGATTTTGTTGCTAGATGATGTGATGAGTGAATTAGATGACGATCGTCAAATTCACTTATTAGAAACGATTGATGGCAAGGTTCAAACGTTTATTTCAACGACCACTTTAAAACATTTAAGTAATAAATTAACGACTGATCCTGAGATTTTTAAAGTCGATAATGGCACAGTCGCTCGTTCAGAACTGATTTAGTTCGATAGATAGTGAAAGGAATGGAAGAAACTATATGACGGAAGAAATAAATAATCAACAACATGAATATGATGCTAGTCAGATTCAAGTGTTGGAAGGTTTAGAAGCAGTTAGAAAACGTCCCGGAATGTACATTGGTTCAACAAGTGCACAAGGATTGCACCACTTAGTTTGGGAAATCGTCGATAACTCAATTGACGAAGCCTTAGCGGGTTATTGTGACGAAATTAATGTCATTATTGAAGCAGATGGTAGCTGTACGGTTGTCGATAACGGACGTGGTATACCAGTCGATATTCAAGCGAAAACAGGCCGTCCAGCGGTTGAGACAGTTTTTACCGTGCTACATGCAGGTGGTAAATTCGGCGGTGGCGGCTATAAAGTATCAGGAGGACTTCATGGCGTAGGTTCTTCAGTTGTTAATGCGTTATCAACGACGCTTGACGTAAAAGTTTATAAAGATGGTAAGATTCATTACCAAGAATTCCACCGTGGGAAAGTGCAAGATGACTTAAAAGTGATTGGCGAAACAGATCGTCGAGGAACAACGGTTCACTTTGTACCAGACCCAGAGATTTTCCAAGAAACAGTAGAATTTGAATTTGATAAATTAAGAACCCGTATGCGTGAATTAGCGTTCTTGAACCGTGGTCTTAAATTGACGATAGAGGACCTTAGAGAAGGCCAAGAGCAACGCAATGAATATCACTTCGAAGGTGGAATTCAAAGCTATGTCGAGTATTTAAACGCCACTAAGACGGTTTTATTTGATACACCGGTCTATATTGAAGGGGAACAAGACGATATCGTCATTGAAGTGGCTTTACAATATACAGATGGTTATCATTCAAATCTTTTAAGTTTTGCGAATAATATTCATACGTACGAAGGGGGAACCCATGAAGTTGGGTTCAAATCAGCGTTAACCCGTGCGATTAATGACTATGCGAAAAAACAAGGTACATTAAAAGAAAATGATGAAAAATTAACGGGTGAAGATGTACGTGAAGGGATTACGGCAGTTGTTTCCGTTAAACATCCAAATCCTCAGTTTGAAGGACAAACGAAAACCAAATTAGGTAACTCGGAAGTACGCGGGGTAACAGACCGTCTATTCTCTGAAGCCTTATCTAAATTCTTGATGGAAAACCCACCAGTTGCCCGTCAAATCGTTGAAAAAGGGATGTTAGCTTCCAAAGCTAGAATGGCTGCAAAACGAGCACGTGAGATGACACGTCGTAAAGGTGCGTTAGAAATCAGTAATTTACCTGGTAAATTAGCGGATTGCTCAAGTAAAGAACCTGAAAGATGTGAATTATTTATCGTCGAGGGAGATTCAGCCGGTGGTTCAGCTAAACAAGGACGTAGCCGTGAATTCCAAGCGATTTTACCAATTCGTGGGAAAATATTGAACGTTGAAAAAGCAACGATGGATAAAATTTTAGCCAACGAAGAAATTCGTTCATTATTTACTGCCATGGGAACTGGTTTTGGTTCAGAATTTGATGTAGCCAAAGCTCGCTATCATAAATTAGTTATCATGACTGATGCCGATGTCGATGGGGCGCATATTAGAACCTTACTGTTGACACTATTTTATCGTTACATGCGTCCACTTGTGGAAGCGGGTTACGTTTATATTGCGCAGCCACCACTTTACGGGGTAAAACAAGGCAAGAAAATTACCTATATCCAACCAGGTAAAGACGCTGACCAACGTTTAGCTGATACAATAGCCTCATTGCCAGCGACACCTAAACCATCAGTTCAGCGTTATAAAGGTCTGGGTGAGATGGACTTCCATCAACTATGGGAAACAACCATGGACCCAGAAAACCGTATGATGCTACGTGTAACAGTGGATGATGCGATTGCTGCTGATGCGATATTTGAAAGATTAATGGGTGACAAAGTGGAACCTCGTCGTGAATTTATCGAGAAAAATGCCCGTTACGTTGAAAACTTAGACGTTTAGAAATATAAAAAGTAGGGAGTAGAACTACATGTCAGAACAACAATTAAATGAAAACATCATAGACGTGAATTTGACTAGTGAGATGGAAAACTCATTCATCGATTACGCTATGAGTGTTATTGTAGCTCGTGCCTTACCTGATGTAAGAGATGGTTTAAAACCTGTACATCGCCGTATTTTATACGGGATGTATGATTTGGGTATTACACCAGATAAGCCACATAAAAAATCAGCCCGTATCGTTGGGGACGTTATGGGTAAATACCATCCCCATGGTGACAGTGCAATTTATGAATCAATGGTTCGTATGGCACAACCATTTAGCTATCGTCAAATGCTAGTGGATGGTCATGGTAACTTTGGTTCGGTCGATGGGGACGGTGCCGCTGCGATGCGTTACACCGAAGCCCGTATGAGTAAAATTGCGTTAGAATTATTGCGTGATTTAAACAAAAATACCGTCGATTTCCAAATGAACTACGACGAATCTGAAAAAGAACCAAGTGTTTTACCAGCGCGTTTCCCTAACCTATTAGTAAACGGAACAACTGGTATTGCGGTAGGGATGGCAACAAACATTCCGCCTCATAACTTAGAAGAGGTCATTGGTGCGATTAAAGTCTTGATGGACAATCCTGAAGCGACGACGATGGACTTGATGGAAGCTTTACCTGGTCCAGACTTCCCAACAGGTGGTTTAGTGATGGGGAAATCAGGTATTCGTAAAGCGTATGAAACGGGTAAAGGGTCAATCACTGTCCGTGCGCGTGTCGAAATTGAAAACATGCCAAACGGTAAAGAACGTATTATCGTAACTGAATTACCTTACATGGTGAATAAAGCGAAACTGATTGAACGTATTTCTGAGCTTCATCGTGACAAACGCGTGGAAGGAATTACCGACTTACGCGATGAGTCCAACCGCGAAGGGATGCGTATTGTGATTGAAGTTCGTCGTGACGTGAGTGCCTCAGTTATTTTAAATAACCTTTACAAGATGACAGCCTTACAAACATCATTTGGCTTCAACATGTTAGCGATTGTTAATGGCGAACCCAAAATCTTAAGCTTGAAACAAATTTTAGAGCATTACTTAGCCCATCAAGAAGACGTGATTCGTCGTCGTACCGCGTTTGATAAAAAACGTGCAGAAGACCGTGCACACATCTTAGAAGGGTTACGTATTGCCCTAGATCATATCGATGAAATCATTCGTATTATTCGTTCGTCTGATACAGATGACATTGCGAAAAACACGATGATGGAAAGATTTGCGTTATCAGATCGTCAAGCGCAAGCCATTTTAGACATGCGTCTACGCCGTTTAACTGGTTTGGAACGTGACAAGATTGAAAAAGAATATCAAGAATTGTTAGCAACGATTGAAGATTTAGCGGATATTTTAGCAAATCATCACCGTATTTTAGAAATTATTTCGACAGAATTAGAAGAAATTAAAGATAAATTTGGAGATGCACGTCGTACGGAATTATTAGTCGGTGAAGTCTTAAGTTTAGAAGATGAAGACTTAATCGAAGAAGAAGACGTGGTAATTACGTTAACTCACAACGGCTACATCAAACGTTTAGCAAGTACCGAATTCCGTAGTCAAAAACGTGGCGGTCGTGGCGTACAAGGTATGGGTGTCAACGACGATGACTTTGTCGAAACACTTGTGTCATGTTCAACGCATGATACGTTGTTATTCTTTACTAACACAGGTAAAGTTTACCGCGCGAAAGGTTACGAAATTCCTGAATACGGTCGTACGGCTAAGGGAATTCCAATTATTAACCTATTAGGTATTGATTCAGCTGAGAAAGTTCAAGCGATTATCAATGTTTCAGGTGGCGCTAAAGATGATGAATATCTATTCTTCACCACCCGTTTAGGTGTAGTGAAACGTACGAACTCTTCACACTTTGCGAACATCCGTAGTAATGGTTTAATAGCAATCGGTCTTAAAGATGGCGATGAGTTAATTAACGTGACGGTAACAAATGGTCAACAAAATATCATTATCGGAACGAATCAAGGTTACTCTGTCACATTTGATGAAAATACCGTGCGTGATATGGGTCGTACCGCAACGGGTGTCCGTGGTATTCGTTTACGTGATAAAGACTTCGTAGTTGGTATGGATGTGATTAACCCAGAAGATGAAGTCTTTATTATCACTGAGAACGGTTATGGTAAGCGTACAGCGGCTTCTGAATACCCAATCAAGGGTAGAGGAGGTAAAGGGATTAAAACGGCTAATATCACCTCTAAAAACGGTTCTCTGGTCGGCTTAACAACGGTCGATGGTTCAGAAGATATTTTAGTGATTACCAACCAAGGGGTTATCATCCGTTTTGCGGTCGAAACTGTTTCTCAAACCGGCCGTGCAACACAAGGAGTCCGTTTAATCCGTGTTGATGATGGTGCCAAAGTAGCCACAATGGCAAAAGTGGAAGCAGAATCTGAAGAAGATTTGGCAGAAAAACCCGAAACAACTGAATCAACAATTAATCAAGATATTAAAGTGACACCTCAAGCACCTGTTGAACCTAAGAGCGATTTAGTCGAAGTGGAAGACGGCATTCAAGTTTCAACTTTAGACGAGGAATACTTAGCCGAAGACGAAACGGAAGAAGAAGAAAACGACATTATCGATGATATCTTCGAAGACGTCTTGGACGAAGAAGAGGAATAAAAAGGTGATTGAGATGGCGATTAACTTTCGAGTAATAGACCTGGGGCGACGAAAATTATGTCACAATTTTTGAGAGTCACAATCTATTACCGAGAAAGTTGTCATCGAAATCCCGTAGATAAAAGTGATTGAGAGAGTGATAAACGTTCGAACAATCGATGTAATATATATTGAATTTGTTTAAAGTTTTTTCACTATTTTAATTAACAAAAGCGTAATTAAGAGGTAGGAGAGCTAATCAGCTTGTTCCTACCTTTTTTGTTGGATGAGACAGTACTTGCAAAAAAAACTAAAATGTTGTATTATACTTAGATGTGAGTAGTGTAAACTGCTCTTCCTTGCTCTAATGCATATTGGGGCCAGAGACCATAAGGAGGTGAAAATCAATGAACAAAGTTACGAATTATGAAATTACTTACATCATTCGTCCAAACATTGATGAAGAAGCTAAAGCTGCTTTAGTAGAACGTTTCGATGCTATTTTAAAAGACAACGGTACTGAGGTTTTAGAATCTAAAGATTGGGAAAAACGCCGTCTTGCTTACGAAATCAAAGATTTCCGCGAAGGCATTTACCGAATCGTTAAAGTTTCTTCTGAAAATGCTGACGGTATCAACGAGTTTGATCGTTTAGCGAAAATCAATGACGATATTTTACGTCATATGATTATCAAAGAAGAAAACTAAGAATGTTTCACGTGAAACATTTTTAAACGGAAGGGGCTGTAAATGTGATTAATAATGTTGTTCTTGTAGGACGATTAACGAAAGACCCTGACTTACGCTACACTAGTAGTGGACAAGCAACTGCCAACTTCACGTTAGCGGTGAACCGTTCATACAAAAATGCCAATGGTCAATATGACGCAGATTTCATTAATGTTGTTATTTGGCGTAAACCGGCTGAAACTTTAGCGCAATATGCGAAAAAAGGTACATTATTAGGTGTAACTGGACGTATCCAAACACGTAACTATGAAAATCAGCAAGGTCAACGCGTTTATGTAACAGAAGTTGTCTGTGAAAACTTCCAATTACTAGAGTCTCGTGCTTCTAGTGAAAGAAGACAAACTAATGATCAATCATTTGGTGGTGGCGGATTTAACGGTGGTCAATCATTTAATCAATCATTTAACCAATCTTCAACTCAAGCATCACAGAATTCGATGCCAGATTTTAGCCGAGATGCAGATCCGTTTGCATCATCAGCTCAAATTGACATTTCTGATGATGACTTACCATTCTAAGACTTAGGGAGGGAATACCATGGCTCAACAAAGAAGAGGCGGAAGAAAACCACGTCGTAAAGTGTGTTATTTCTGTGCTAACCATGTAGACCACGTTGATTACAAAAACGTTGATTTATTAAAAGCTAAATTTGTTTCTGAACGCGGTAAAATTTTACCACGTCGTGTAACAGGTACTTGTGCTAAACACCAACGTACTTTAACTGCAACAATCAAACGTGCTAGAATTATGGCTTTACTACCATTCGTAGCAGAAGACTAAAAAGTAAATTAAGAGGTCTGTCCTTTATGGGCAGACCTCTTTTTATGTTTTAAGACGGTTATGGTTATTTAGTTTATAGCCACTCGTATTTGTGTTAAAATAAAGAAATAAGAACTATATGAGAAAAGGTTGTGAATTTAAATGAAAGTAATTTTTTTATCAGATGTAAAAGGACAAGGT
This is a stretch of genomic DNA from Vagococcus zengguangii. It encodes these proteins:
- the dnaA gene encoding chromosomal replication initiator protein DnaA, which encodes MPNIDYIWKELEESYRKILTVPSFNAWIDQATPISLVNNQLTIEVPSSLHKEYWEKNLSTKIVETGFKLTGEEITPVFVIQNNEPIMEDKPKEETTILPEQAMKNGKKAYLNPKYTFDTFVIGKGNQMAHAAALVVAEDPGATYNPLFFYGGVGLGKTHLMHAIGHQMLMNNPEAKVKYVSSESFANDFINSIKNGTSEQFRQDYRNVDLLLVDDIQFFAEKEGTQEEFFHTFNTLYNEGRQIVLTSDRLPNEIPKLQERLVSRFAWGLSVDITPPDLETRIAILRKKADAERLEIPEDTLSYIAGQIDSNIRELEGALVRVQAFATMNSEDITTSLAADSLKSLRPISPKNQLSILAIQEKVCEYYHIDLKDLKGKRRVKSIVLPRQIAMYLSRELTDNSLPKIGAEFGGKDHTTVIHSHEKIQQLLETDISLQKEVKDIKDLLTN
- the dnaN gene encoding DNA polymerase III subunit beta codes for the protein MKFTMNRAVFINELSVVQRAIPSKSTIPILSGLKMVLTDEGLALTGSNGDISIETFLSSQNEKADMTIESTGSIVLQAKFFGEIVRKLPDNHFSFEVLDNLQVKINSGTAEFVVNGLSSDNYPHLPIIEEQNQLKLPARVLNKIINETVFSVSMHESRPILTGVHFTLENGVLTAVATDSHRLSQRQIMMPSSTESFDIVVPGKSLTELSKSFADEEEMVEINIMENQVLFRTENMNFYSRLLEGKYPDTKRLIPTAFETEVEFHVPSLMAAIDRASLLSHEGRNNIVKLSVESDKVTIYGNSPEIGNVQEDLSFNKISGQPLDISFNPDYMKAALKAFGAIDINIRFISPIRPFTLEPTDTEISFVQLITPVRTS
- the yaaA gene encoding S4 domain-containing protein YaaA; translation: MKSLKQKFLIDKEFITLGQFLKEVDEIPSGGMAKWYLQEHVVLVDGEVENRRGRKLRAGTMVELPDGGIFFMDQMPEKSIINQDDLDETV
- the recF gene encoding DNA replication/repair protein RecF (All proteins in this family for which functions are known are DNA-binding proteins that assist the filamentation of RecA onto DNA for the initiation of recombination or recombinational repair.), with protein sequence MKLSKLQLENYRNYQTVDLTFSPSLNIFLGENAQGKTNLLESIYVLALTRSHRTNQEKEFIRFGSEFARLVAEVEKNNSTFTLEMSISSKGKKTKINHLEQRKLSDYIGELNVVLFAPEDLLLIKGAPQLRRRFIDMELGQINPLYLYHLTVYQKVLKQRNKYLKELDSQPNEAALTFLDVLTDQLVEAGSQVIFMRLSFIEKLEKWAQETHQKISNHKELLTLTYDASFEIDSGATVQTIGQRFKNSLDKNRKRELFNRSTSVGPHRDDLLFFINDKEVQTFGSQGQQRTTALSIKLAELELIHEELNEYPILLLDDVMSELDDDRQIHLLETIDGKVQTFISTTTLKHLSNKLTTDPEIFKVDNGTVARSELI
- the gyrB gene encoding DNA topoisomerase (ATP-hydrolyzing) subunit B, with amino-acid sequence MTEEINNQQHEYDASQIQVLEGLEAVRKRPGMYIGSTSAQGLHHLVWEIVDNSIDEALAGYCDEINVIIEADGSCTVVDNGRGIPVDIQAKTGRPAVETVFTVLHAGGKFGGGGYKVSGGLHGVGSSVVNALSTTLDVKVYKDGKIHYQEFHRGKVQDDLKVIGETDRRGTTVHFVPDPEIFQETVEFEFDKLRTRMRELAFLNRGLKLTIEDLREGQEQRNEYHFEGGIQSYVEYLNATKTVLFDTPVYIEGEQDDIVIEVALQYTDGYHSNLLSFANNIHTYEGGTHEVGFKSALTRAINDYAKKQGTLKENDEKLTGEDVREGITAVVSVKHPNPQFEGQTKTKLGNSEVRGVTDRLFSEALSKFLMENPPVARQIVEKGMLASKARMAAKRAREMTRRKGALEISNLPGKLADCSSKEPERCELFIVEGDSAGGSAKQGRSREFQAILPIRGKILNVEKATMDKILANEEIRSLFTAMGTGFGSEFDVAKARYHKLVIMTDADVDGAHIRTLLLTLFYRYMRPLVEAGYVYIAQPPLYGVKQGKKITYIQPGKDADQRLADTIASLPATPKPSVQRYKGLGEMDFHQLWETTMDPENRMMLRVTVDDAIAADAIFERLMGDKVEPRREFIEKNARYVENLDV
- the gyrA gene encoding DNA gyrase subunit A, which translates into the protein MSEQQLNENIIDVNLTSEMENSFIDYAMSVIVARALPDVRDGLKPVHRRILYGMYDLGITPDKPHKKSARIVGDVMGKYHPHGDSAIYESMVRMAQPFSYRQMLVDGHGNFGSVDGDGAAAMRYTEARMSKIALELLRDLNKNTVDFQMNYDESEKEPSVLPARFPNLLVNGTTGIAVGMATNIPPHNLEEVIGAIKVLMDNPEATTMDLMEALPGPDFPTGGLVMGKSGIRKAYETGKGSITVRARVEIENMPNGKERIIVTELPYMVNKAKLIERISELHRDKRVEGITDLRDESNREGMRIVIEVRRDVSASVILNNLYKMTALQTSFGFNMLAIVNGEPKILSLKQILEHYLAHQEDVIRRRTAFDKKRAEDRAHILEGLRIALDHIDEIIRIIRSSDTDDIAKNTMMERFALSDRQAQAILDMRLRRLTGLERDKIEKEYQELLATIEDLADILANHHRILEIISTELEEIKDKFGDARRTELLVGEVLSLEDEDLIEEEDVVITLTHNGYIKRLASTEFRSQKRGGRGVQGMGVNDDDFVETLVSCSTHDTLLFFTNTGKVYRAKGYEIPEYGRTAKGIPIINLLGIDSAEKVQAIINVSGGAKDDEYLFFTTRLGVVKRTNSSHFANIRSNGLIAIGLKDGDELINVTVTNGQQNIIIGTNQGYSVTFDENTVRDMGRTATGVRGIRLRDKDFVVGMDVINPEDEVFIITENGYGKRTAASEYPIKGRGGKGIKTANITSKNGSLVGLTTVDGSEDILVITNQGVIIRFAVETVSQTGRATQGVRLIRVDDGAKVATMAKVEAESEEDLAEKPETTESTINQDIKVTPQAPVEPKSDLVEVEDGIQVSTLDEEYLAEDETEEEENDIIDDIFEDVLDEEEE
- the rpsF gene encoding 30S ribosomal protein S6, with the protein product MNKVTNYEITYIIRPNIDEEAKAALVERFDAILKDNGTEVLESKDWEKRRLAYEIKDFREGIYRIVKVSSENADGINEFDRLAKINDDILRHMIIKEEN
- the ssb gene encoding single-stranded DNA-binding protein, translating into MINNVVLVGRLTKDPDLRYTSSGQATANFTLAVNRSYKNANGQYDADFINVVIWRKPAETLAQYAKKGTLLGVTGRIQTRNYENQQGQRVYVTEVVCENFQLLESRASSERRQTNDQSFGGGGFNGGQSFNQSFNQSSTQASQNSMPDFSRDADPFASSAQIDISDDDLPF
- the rpsR gene encoding 30S ribosomal protein S18, producing MAQQRRGGRKPRRKVCYFCANHVDHVDYKNVDLLKAKFVSERGKILPRRVTGTCAKHQRTLTATIKRARIMALLPFVAED